A single window of Oreochromis aureus strain Israel breed Guangdong linkage group 7, ZZ_aureus, whole genome shotgun sequence DNA harbors:
- the hapln1b gene encoding hyaluronan and proteoglycan link protein 1 yields the protein MIPVLIWALISLNVAENDLDALYPGLEHSRTIYVTENGPQLSVVAEKTKVVSRRGGNATLPCTILRDQSLALNRKMRIKWTKLTSDYLKEVDVFVAMDYHKRSYGRFHGRVHLQGSSAMDASLVITEITLEDYGRYKCEVIDGLEDGTAVVSLDLEGVVFPYYPRLGRYNLNFYDAERACHDQDAIVASFDQLYDAWRGGMDWCNAGWLSDGTVQYPINTPREPCGGKNTVPGIRNYGLRDKDKNHYDVFCFTSHYKGRFYYLIQPFKLTYDEAVRACQKDGAQIAKVGQMYAAWKLLGYDRCDAGWLEDGSVRYPISHPRRRCSPTEAAVRFSGFPDKKHKLYGVYCFKGHN from the exons ATGATTCCTGTGCTGATCTGGGCTTTGATATCACTGAATGTAGCAGAAAATGACTTAGATGCTCTGTACCCTGGCCTGGAGCATTCGAGAACCATTTATGTCACAG AAAATGGCCCCCAACTGTCAGTGGTAGCAGAAAAAACCAAAGTGGTGTCGAGGCGAGGGGGAAATGCTACTTTACCATGCACGATTCTAAGGGACCAATCACTGGCACTAAACCGTAAGATGCGGATCAAATGGACCAAGCTGACCTCAGACTATCTAAAAGAG GTGGATGTGTTTGTTGCCATGGATTATCACAAAAGGAGTTATGGCAGATTCCATGGACGTGTCCACCTACAAGGTTCTTCGGCCATGGATGCTTCTCtagtcattacagaaatcactTTGGAGGATTACGGGAGGTACAAATGTGAAGTAATTGACGGGCTGGAAGATGGAACAGCAGTGGTGTCGCTGGACCTTGAAG GTGTTGTCTTCCCATACTACCCCCGCTTGGGACGCTACAACCTTAATTTCTACGATGCAGAGCGTGCGTGCCACGATCAGGATGCCATCGTGGCATCTTTTGACCAGCTGTATGACGCATGGCGGGGAGGGATGGACTGGTGCAATGCTGGCTGGCTGTCTGATGGCACAGTCCAGTATCCCATCAACACCCCCAGAGAACCCTGTGGTGGCAAGAACACAGTGCCAGGCATTCGGAACTATGGGTTGAGAGACAAGGACAAGAACCACTACGATGTTTTCTGCTTTACCTCCCACTACAAAG GTCGTTTCTACTACCTGATCCAACCCTTTAAGCTGACCTATGATGAGGCAGTCAGGGCATGCCAAAAAGATGGTGCTCAAATTGCCAAGGTTGGCCAGATGTATGCTGCCTGGAAGCTGCTGGGCTATGACCGCTGTGATGCAGGCTGGTTGGAAGATGGCAGTGTCCGTTACCCCATCTCTCACCCCCGCCGGCGCTGCAGTCCCACCGAAGCTGCTGTTAGGTTCAGTGGCTTCCCTGACAAGAAGCATAAGCTGTATGGAGTGTATTGTTTCAAGGGCCACAACTGA